Below is a window of bacterium DNA.
TATAAACGCCAAATTGTTGCGGGGTTGAATTTTGTCTTGACCGGTTTACCCTATTGGACGACCGATATCGGCGGATTCTTCCGTCCGGGTAAAACACAATATACGGATAAAAGCTATCAAGAGCTGCTTACCCGTTGGTTTCAATGGGGCGCCTTGAATCCCATCTTTCGCATCCACGGTTACCAGACAGAAACAGAACCATGGAAATACGGGCCGCAGGTTGAGGAGCATCTGCGCAGAATGCTGAACCTGCGCTATCGTTTAATGCCCTACATTTATTCCGAAGCCTGGCAAATCACCCGACATGGTTCCACCCTGATGCGTCCTTTGGTCATGGATTTTACTGGTGATCAATCAGCCTTACGTCAACGTTATGAGTACCTGTTCGGCAAGGCGCTGCTGGTGGCCCCGGTCACCGCTCCTCAAGTCAAAGAGTGGCAGGTTTATTTGCCGACATCTGCCGTCTGGTACGACTTTTGGACCGGCAGACGTTATTCCGGAGGTCAAACAATCAAAGTTGATGCTCCTCTGGATCGGCTGCCCATTTTTGTCAGAGCCGGTTCCATCATCCCCATGGGACCTTTTATCGAGTATGCAGCGCAACAGAACGATCCGATTGAAATAAGAATTTTTCCCGGTGCCAACGGCGAATTTGTGCTTTATGAAGATGAAAACGATAACTATAATTATGAAAAGGGTGCTTTTTCTACGATTCTATTCAATTGGGATGATGCTCGAAATGAATTGACTCTCCATGAACGCCAGGGCTCCTTTCCTGGCATGCTTGCAGAGCGTCGATTCAACCTGGTGCGGGTTTCTCGCGACAAGATCAGTGGCATCGACATAAGCAAACCTGGCACAACCACCCTGTATAATGGCAAGCCCTTAGTGGTCCATTTTTAACAGCGTACATGGTTTATCAATTTTGGAAAAGGCAACAACCGATATGAAACTGAGCACATGGATTGCATTGCTCCCCGTCATACTTACCGGTCAGCCCCTGGCGCCTACGCCGCCCATGGGCTGGAACAGCTGGGATTGCTTTGGACCTACGGTGACGGAAGAGGAAGTAAAGGCGAATGCGGATTATATGGCAATGCATTTGCGGAAATTCGGATGGGAATATATCGTGGTCGATATCCGCTGGTACGTTGAAAACGACAAGGCTCATGGCTATAATGAAAATGATGCCATTTTTTCGATGGATGCCTGCGGCCGGTTCCTGCCGGCGGTCAATAGATTTCCTTCGTCTGCCGGCGGTCAAGGTTTCAAGCCGCTCGCGGATTATATCCACGGCAAAGGGTTAAAGTTCGGCATTCATATCATGCGTGGCATTCCCAAACTGGCCGTAGAACGCAATACACCGATTCTCCACAGTACCGCCACAGCCAGGGATATATACAGCGACAAGGTTTTATGCACCTGGCTGGGCGATATGTATTCCATCGATCCGGCCAAATCCGGTGCTCAGGAGTACTATAATTCTTTGTTTGAATTATACGCCTCCTGGGGCGTTGATTTTGTCAAAGTGGATGACCTCTCTCGTCCCTATCATAAAGAGGAAATCGAGATGATCCATAAGGCCATCGATTATTGCGGTCGGCCTATGGTTTTCAGCACCTCTCCGGGTGAGACGCCGATTGAATGTGCCGAGCATATCAGCCGACATGCCAATATGTGGCGCATTATCGATGATTTTTGGGACAACTGGTCACAACTTGCCATGCATTTTTCGCTCTTCGAAAAGTGGCTCCCCTATATGGGCCCCGGTCACTGGCCGGATGGCGATATGCTGCCTCTGGGGCGAATCGGTATCCGGGCGGAACGCGGCGATGACCGGATGAGCCTGCTGACCCGGGATGAACAGACGACCCTGATGTCGCTGTTTCTGATATGCCGGTCGCCGTTAATGTTCGGCGGCCATTTGCCGGACAACGATCCTTTCACATTGAGTCTCATCACCAATGCGGAAGCCTTGGCTGTATTGCAAAAGAGCAAAAACAACCGGTTGCTTTTCAATGAAGGTGATAAAATCGCCTGGATCGCCGACGATTTGCACTCGGACGCCAGGTATGTCGCCGTGTTTTTCCTTCCCGATCAAAAACCGATTCTGGAAAAAAACGCTGTGTGGAGCAGCAAACCGATCACATACAAAACCGAAGAACAAAGTGTTAAATTGAATGTGGATATAAAAGGAGCCCAAAAGCTTTATCTGGTTGTGACCAATGGCGGGGATGATAATAACTGGGATCATGCCGATTGGATCGAACCAAAACTCATCGGTCGCAATGGCGTTATGAACCTGACCGACCTGAAATGGGTCAACGCCAGTGCAGGCTGGGGAAACGCGACCGTCAATCATAGCGTGGCCGGAAATACACTGGTGGTGGACGGCGTCGAATATGCGAACGGCATCGGCACGCATGCGAATTCCATCATCGAGTACGATCTGCCGGCAGGATACGATGCCTTTACCGCTTTAGCCGGATTGGACCGGGAATGTGTTTCCCATTCCGAGGGTGCTACGGTCCAGTTTCATGTTTTCACGCAAAATCCGTTCGGATCAGCTACCGAAGATTCAACCAGGATAGCGATCCATTGCACACAGCTTGGTTTGAAAGGCCCTGGTATCTTTCGTGACTTATGGGCTCGACGCGATATGCAATCCGGTAATGAAATCATTTTATCCATACCAAAGCATGGATCCCGATTGCTCAAGATCTCGCCGCAGTGATCGCGGTGTTCGGCACAGAACCAATATAGGGAAAAATATATGAGAACAGCGTCCCAAGTTCTTTTCAGCGTCTTGATGGCCGGACTTTTGACTTTTCATTCGGCGTCCGGGCAACCTGCAAAAAGGCCGATCGTCATTTCACCACAGGTCAATTCAGACTGTACCGTGGTCTTTCGTTTTCTGGCCCCTGCTGCCAGGGAGGCTGCCGTCGATGTTCAATTCGAGAAAAAGCCTGTATCCATGCACAAGGATTCCGCGGGGGTTTGGAGTATCACCCTCGGTCCGGTGGAACCGGATATCTATCCGTATCATTTTGTGGTGGACGGCGTGCATGTGGCCGATCCGAATAATTCAGCCATTTTCCCGAACGAAGGCTTTCAAAACAGCCTGGTGGAGATCACCGGCAACCAACCGTTAATACACACGCTTCAGGACGTCCCCCATGGAACGCTATCCTATCGTTACTACTCTTCCCCCGAATTGGGTGTCCGTCCGGTAGTGATCTATACGCCGCCGGGCTATGAAAACAGCCGCAAAAAATACCCTGTGCTCTACCTTTTGCATGGCACCACGGACACTGAAGAAACCTGGACCAAGGTAGGCCGGGCTCATATCATTCTCGACAACCTGATTCATCAAAATAAAGCGACGCCCATGATAGTGGTCATGCCCTATGGCCGCGCTTATCCGGCAATCAGCAAATCAACATGGAGTCTACGCACCTGGGAGAATTTGCAGGAATTCAAAAAGGATTTTTTTGCCAACCTGGTGCCTTTTGTGGAAACGAACTATCGGGTAAAAAAGGACAAGGACAGCAGGGCCATTGCCGGGTTTTCAGGCGGCGGTGGTGAGGCCCTGTATCTCGGATTAAACAATCCGGATTTATTCGGATGGGTTTGCGGATTCGCACCGGGCATGCTGAAGGAAGAATTCGAGCGCAATAATGCAGTCGCTTTCGCAAATCCGGCCTTAACCAACCAACGATTGAAATTATTCTGGATCGGTGTGGGAAAAGAGGATGGTTTATTTCCGATCATCTCTGAGTATTTACAGGTACTGGACGAAAAACAGATCAGACATGAGACTTTTATCTCGGCAGGAGGCCATACCTGGATGAATTGTAAACTGTATTTAGCCATCATCGCACAAAAATTGTTCAAACAGCTATGAAGGAAATGAAATGAAAAGAAAATCCATCGCTTGTTTGCTTTTTGCTGGCGTACTTGCTTTTGCTGATAGACCGGCATCGAGCCAGCCGCCGAGAGGGCCTTGGGTGGTATCGCCCCAGGTGAATCCGGACCATACCGTAGTGTTTCGCTATCTTGCGCCGACAGCCCGGGAGGTCCTGCTCAACGGACAATTCGATGATAAACCGCAAGCCATGACCAGAGATTCAATCGGTATCTGGAGTGTAACGGTTGGGCCGATTAAGCCCGATATCTATCCCTATAATTTTATCGTGGACGGAATTTCGGTGATGGATCCAGCCAATACGGAATATTTTCCCAACGAGCGTTTTAAGGCAAGTCTGGTCGATGTTCCCAGCAACACGCCGCTGATGCATTCGCTTCAGGATGTACCGCACGGCACGGTTACATATGAGTATTATCCTTCGGCTGCCGGTACAACCGGGTGTCTGGTCATCTATACGCCCCCCGGCTATGAACATCATTCGAAAAAATATCCCGTCTTTTATCTTATCAGCGGCACGACCGATACCGAAGAAACCTGGTTCAAAGTCGGCCGGGCCAACCTCATTTTGGACAACCTGATTGCCCAGGGTAAAGCCAAACCCATGATCATCGTCATGCCTTATGGAAATATAGAAGCCAGAATCGCAGCGCAGACCGGCAAACCCAAACCCGCAGATCCGGCTAACAGGGAAGGAGAAGAGGCGGTTAACCGTGCCAGGGCATTCGGCCAGGATCTTGTTAATAATGTCATTCCTCATGTCGAAAAAAACTACCGTGTGCTAGCCAACAGATCGAACCGGGCTATAGGCGGCTTTTCCCGCGGCGGCGGCCAGACCTTGCGCACCGCCTTTGATCATCTGGATAGGTTCGCATGGCTCTGCTGCTATAGCGCCTACCTTTCCGGCCAGGAGATGGAACGCGACTACCGTTTTATATATGAAAATCCAAAACGCACCAACCAACAATTGAAATTACTTTGGGTCAGCGTGGGCAGCGAAGATTTCCTGTACCAGCAGACGCTGGACTTTTTAGACTTTCTGGAAGCAAAAAGCCTGCGTCATAAAAGATTGATCACTTCAGGCGGTCACACGTGGATGAACACCAAACTATTTTTAACCGAGAGCGCTCAATTACTTTTTCAATAAAGGATCGAATGTCATGAAGAAATGGTTTTTTTTAACATTCAGTCTGGTGCTGGCGATTCCCGCGGCCAGGGCTCAACGACCACCCAGATTGAATTCGCCGGAAATACATGCTGATCATAGCATCACCTTTCGATATCACGCACCTCATGCCCAAAAGGTCTATTTAGATGCCGAATTCTTATCCGCGCGCCAACCGATGCAAAAGGACACCACCGGCGTTTGGAGTGTTACCGTCGCGCCGGTCCAGCCGGATATCTATCCCTATTTCTTCTGGATTGACAGTGTTCAGGTCGCTGATCCCAACAATACCTGTCTGTTCGCCAATGAAAGGTTCAAGCGCAGCTTGGTGGAAATACCCGGTGATCCGCCATTGCTACATGAAATGCAGAAGGTTGCTCATGGTAAAATCAGTTATCGGTACTACAAATCAATGACGCTGTCGAGCACCCGCACGCTACTGGTTTATACGCCGCCTGGTTTCGAGGCGCGTGGTAAGAAAAAGTACCCGGTGCTGTATCTTATTCATGGCGGATCGGATACGGAAGAGACCTGGACCAAGGTGGGGCGCGCCAATCTGATCGCTGATAATCTGATCGCGCAGGGAAAAGCCAGGCCTATGCTCATCGTCATGCCGTACGGCAATGTCCGGCCCAACCCCATGGCTGAGTTTACCAAAGAGGTCATCAACGGCATCATCCCATTCATCGAGGCCAACTATCCGGTTTATACCGATAGTCCGCATCGCGCCATAGCCGGGTTCTCTGTTGGCGGCGGACAGACCCTTAACATCGGACTGATGCATGCGGACAAGTTCGCTTATGTTTGTTCCTACGCTCCTTATACCGCCACTGAGGAGTTCAAGATGAATTTTTCCAATTGGTCGCC
It encodes the following:
- a CDS encoding NPCBM/NEW2 domain-containing protein, with the protein product MKLSTWIALLPVILTGQPLAPTPPMGWNSWDCFGPTVTEEEVKANADYMAMHLRKFGWEYIVVDIRWYVENDKAHGYNENDAIFSMDACGRFLPAVNRFPSSAGGQGFKPLADYIHGKGLKFGIHIMRGIPKLAVERNTPILHSTATARDIYSDKVLCTWLGDMYSIDPAKSGAQEYYNSLFELYASWGVDFVKVDDLSRPYHKEEIEMIHKAIDYCGRPMVFSTSPGETPIECAEHISRHANMWRIIDDFWDNWSQLAMHFSLFEKWLPYMGPGHWPDGDMLPLGRIGIRAERGDDRMSLLTRDEQTTLMSLFLICRSPLMFGGHLPDNDPFTLSLITNAEALAVLQKSKNNRLLFNEGDKIAWIADDLHSDARYVAVFFLPDQKPILEKNAVWSSKPITYKTEEQSVKLNVDIKGAQKLYLVVTNGGDDNNWDHADWIEPKLIGRNGVMNLTDLKWVNASAGWGNATVNHSVAGNTLVVDGVEYANGIGTHANSIIEYDLPAGYDAFTALAGLDRECVSHSEGATVQFHVFTQNPFGSATEDSTRIAIHCTQLGLKGPGIFRDLWARRDMQSGNEIILSIPKHGSRLLKISPQ
- a CDS encoding alpha/beta hydrolase-fold protein — encoded protein: MAGLLTFHSASGQPAKRPIVISPQVNSDCTVVFRFLAPAAREAAVDVQFEKKPVSMHKDSAGVWSITLGPVEPDIYPYHFVVDGVHVADPNNSAIFPNEGFQNSLVEITGNQPLIHTLQDVPHGTLSYRYYSSPELGVRPVVIYTPPGYENSRKKYPVLYLLHGTTDTEETWTKVGRAHIILDNLIHQNKATPMIVVMPYGRAYPAISKSTWSLRTWENLQEFKKDFFANLVPFVETNYRVKKDKDSRAIAGFSGGGGEALYLGLNNPDLFGWVCGFAPGMLKEEFERNNAVAFANPALTNQRLKLFWIGVGKEDGLFPIISEYLQVLDEKQIRHETFISAGGHTWMNCKLYLAIIAQKLFKQL
- a CDS encoding alpha/beta hydrolase-fold protein, with product MKRKSIACLLFAGVLAFADRPASSQPPRGPWVVSPQVNPDHTVVFRYLAPTAREVLLNGQFDDKPQAMTRDSIGIWSVTVGPIKPDIYPYNFIVDGISVMDPANTEYFPNERFKASLVDVPSNTPLMHSLQDVPHGTVTYEYYPSAAGTTGCLVIYTPPGYEHHSKKYPVFYLISGTTDTEETWFKVGRANLILDNLIAQGKAKPMIIVMPYGNIEARIAAQTGKPKPADPANREGEEAVNRARAFGQDLVNNVIPHVEKNYRVLANRSNRAIGGFSRGGGQTLRTAFDHLDRFAWLCCYSAYLSGQEMERDYRFIYENPKRTNQQLKLLWVSVGSEDFLYQQTLDFLDFLEAKSLRHKRLITSGGHTWMNTKLFLTESAQLLFQ
- a CDS encoding alpha/beta hydrolase-fold protein, whose translation is MKKWFFLTFSLVLAIPAARAQRPPRLNSPEIHADHSITFRYHAPHAQKVYLDAEFLSARQPMQKDTTGVWSVTVAPVQPDIYPYFFWIDSVQVADPNNTCLFANERFKRSLVEIPGDPPLLHEMQKVAHGKISYRYYKSMTLSSTRTLLVYTPPGFEARGKKKYPVLYLIHGGSDTEETWTKVGRANLIADNLIAQGKARPMLIVMPYGNVRPNPMAEFTKEVINGIIPFIEANYPVYTDSPHRAIAGFSVGGGQTLNIGLMHADKFAYVCSYAPYTATEEFKMNFSNWSPDAALLNEQLRLFGISVATEDFLYESVLQNIAMFKEKNLNVQTLIVPGGHTWMNCRLYLANTLQQLFKE